A part of Sulfurimonas sp. HSL-1716 genomic DNA contains:
- the fliY gene encoding flagellar motor switch protein FliY — translation MEEFIKLFERETVATIESLIGQAPSIVKKEEETLSIISNILPPISLIKVAVSGDIEANIMVAMSPALATALGDMMLGGEGESKEDMNEEDLDATKEIVSNIMGAISNTLGAQKELPVITLKVDNIEFIGDDGDINLDSYSKMYVYTFTLGEINSLMMLITDNTFESSFRSETEGQEQGSAKELTPPTISSKSNENSNLDCGDMKNISLILDVKLPVRVRIGKKRMLLKDVLNMDIGSVIELNQLANDPLDILVDDHVIAQGEVVIVDGNFGIQITTIGTKRERLNQLKS, via the coding sequence ATGGAAGAGTTTATTAAGCTGTTTGAACGTGAGACCGTAGCTACAATTGAGAGTTTAATCGGACAAGCTCCATCTATAGTGAAAAAAGAGGAGGAGACGTTATCGATAATTTCTAATATCCTGCCTCCTATATCTCTAATAAAAGTAGCGGTCAGCGGAGATATAGAGGCAAATATCATGGTTGCTATGTCTCCTGCTCTTGCAACCGCTCTTGGCGATATGATGCTCGGTGGCGAGGGCGAGAGCAAAGAGGATATGAACGAAGAGGATCTGGATGCTACCAAAGAGATCGTCTCTAATATTATGGGAGCAATATCAAATACTCTCGGTGCTCAAAAAGAGCTGCCGGTGATAACGTTAAAAGTAGATAATATCGAATTTATAGGAGATGACGGAGATATAAATCTTGACAGTTACAGCAAGATGTATGTCTATACTTTCACTCTTGGAGAGATAAACTCTTTGATGATGCTTATTACCGATAATACGTTTGAATCATCGTTTCGCTCCGAAACTGAAGGACAAGAGCAAGGCTCTGCAAAAGAGCTGACGCCGCCTACGATCTCTTCAAAATCGAACGAAAACAGCAATCTTGACTGCGGCGATATGAAAAACATCTCTTTGATACTCGATGTCAAATTACCTGTAAGAGTCAGAATAGGTAAAAAAAGGATGCTTCTAAAAGATGTCCTTAACATGGATATCGGTTCGGTGATCGAATTGAATCAGCTTGCAAACGATCCGCTGGATATTTTGGTGGACGATCATGTGATCGCACAAGGTGAAGTCGTTATCGTAGATGGAAACTTTGGAATACAGATCACGACCATCGGTACGAAAAGAGAAAGACTCAATCAGTTAAAATCTTAA
- a CDS encoding P-loop NTPase codes for MMGHQAEKLEKLVASSTAKKSKKTRFVAITSGKGGVGKSTISSNLAYILSQNGLNVGIFDADIGLANLDVMFNVSIKKNILHVLKGEAKVADILIPITRNLILIPGDSGDEILKYSDEALFTRFMQEAQVLDKLDVMIIDTGAGIGEHIQMFLNAADDVVVVTVPDPAAITDAYATIKTISSVRNDISVIMNQVRGEKEATAVFDKIKKVALSNIREDLNLAYLGKVNADSKVSMSVKQRELVSVVSPSSQSAVDLELIAKEIAKNLERNVLVSSNESGLTGLFRRLMQHF; via the coding sequence ATGATGGGGCATCAGGCAGAAAAGCTGGAAAAACTGGTAGCATCATCGACAGCCAAGAAATCCAAAAAGACCAGATTCGTAGCCATAACAAGCGGTAAAGGCGGTGTCGGCAAAAGTACCATCAGTTCGAATCTGGCATATATACTGTCGCAAAACGGTCTTAATGTCGGTATCTTCGATGCGGATATCGGTCTTGCGAACTTGGATGTCATGTTTAACGTGAGCATAAAAAAGAATATCCTGCATGTATTAAAAGGCGAAGCGAAAGTCGCAGATATTCTTATCCCTATAACAAGAAATCTTATTCTTATCCCCGGTGACAGCGGAGATGAAATCCTGAAATATTCCGATGAAGCATTATTTACAAGATTTATGCAAGAAGCCCAGGTACTCGATAAGCTTGACGTCATGATCATAGATACCGGCGCGGGGATCGGAGAGCATATCCAGATGTTTTTAAATGCGGCGGACGATGTTGTAGTGGTGACCGTTCCCGATCCTGCGGCGATCACCGATGCATATGCGACCATCAAGACCATCTCATCCGTGAGAAATGATATTTCTGTTATAATGAATCAGGTTAGAGGCGAAAAAGAAGCTACGGCAGTATTTGACAAGATTAAAAAAGTCGCTTTGTCGAATATAAGAGAAGATTTGAACCTTGCTTATTTGGGCAAAGTGAACGCAGACTCAAAAGTTTCCATGTCCGTGAAGCAAAGAGAGCTTGTAAGTGTCGTAAGCCCGTCTTCGCAGTCAGCGGTCGATTTAGAGCTGATAGCCAAGGAGATAGCGAAAAATTTGGAACGAAATGTGCTAGTTTCATCAAACGAAAGCGGATTAACGGGGCTTTTTAGACGTTTAATGCAGCATTTTTGA
- the flhF gene encoding flagellar biosynthesis protein FlhF, whose product MKILTFSGKTPTEALKKAQAAVGEDAMLIETREIQKKALGKEPLYEIVVGVDEKQTKSARQTTRTKPLEMQKPIKQDSEDVYYNISRAARQISDIAKVTDEEVYNGEKTVLAQAPQPKELVDIKAELSKLGDRVKLIQNMFWQERSPNLDRAIPSEFAEIYKMALESGMNKEHLDEMMHLSLEHMPLKMRENSETVKRYFKSILRKMVPVRMESLPTSNSKKVIMLVGPTGVGKTTSIAKLAARYSYLMEKKYKVGLVVLDTYRIGAVEQLMQYARMMKLGIETVVDPPEFSSALNSLRYCDYILIDTMGSSPYDKGKIEKIYECLNSNTTEFNIDVVLVMPSSIKYEDLKATYDNFETLDVDTMMFTKLDETRGFGNIFSLVYETKKPISYFSVGQEVPEDLVVADSDFLVECLLHGFSRSKL is encoded by the coding sequence ATGAAGATTTTAACATTTAGCGGTAAAACTCCGACAGAAGCATTGAAAAAAGCACAAGCTGCTGTCGGTGAAGATGCGATGCTTATCGAGACTCGCGAGATCCAAAAAAAAGCTCTCGGAAAAGAGCCGTTGTATGAGATCGTCGTCGGTGTGGATGAAAAACAGACGAAAAGCGCACGGCAAACAACCAGAACAAAACCTCTTGAGATGCAAAAACCCATAAAACAGGACAGTGAAGACGTCTACTATAATATTTCGCGTGCGGCAAGACAGATATCCGATATTGCCAAAGTAACGGACGAAGAGGTCTATAACGGTGAAAAAACCGTGCTTGCGCAAGCACCTCAGCCTAAGGAGCTCGTGGATATCAAAGCCGAACTCTCAAAGCTCGGAGACAGGGTAAAACTGATCCAAAACATGTTCTGGCAGGAACGTTCACCGAATTTAGACCGTGCAATTCCCTCGGAGTTCGCAGAGATATACAAGATGGCGCTGGAAAGCGGTATGAACAAGGAACATCTCGATGAGATGATGCATCTGAGTCTTGAACATATGCCGCTTAAGATGAGAGAAAATTCAGAGACCGTCAAAAGATATTTTAAATCGATCCTTAGAAAAATGGTTCCGGTTAGAATGGAGAGTCTTCCGACGTCCAACAGCAAGAAAGTGATCATGCTGGTAGGTCCTACCGGTGTCGGAAAAACCACATCCATTGCAAAGCTCGCTGCAAGATACTCGTATCTGATGGAGAAAAAATATAAGGTCGGACTTGTGGTTTTGGATACGTACCGTATAGGTGCAGTAGAGCAGCTGATGCAGTATGCGAGGATGATGAAGCTCGGTATCGAGACCGTAGTAGATCCGCCGGAATTCTCGAGTGCACTGAACTCTCTTCGGTACTGCGATTATATTTTGATTGATACGATGGGCTCAAGTCCCTATGATAAAGGTAAAATAGAGAAGATATACGAGTGTTTGAACTCCAATACCACGGAGTTCAATATCGATGTCGTTTTGGTTATGCCGAGCTCTATAAAGTACGAAGATTTAAAAGCGACGTACGATAATTTTGAAACGCTTGACGTGGATACCATGATGTTCACAAAACTGGACGAGACAAGAGGATTTGGGAATATCTTTTCACTGGTATATGAGACCAAAAAACCTATCAGTTATTTTTCCGTCGGTCAGGAGGTTCCTGAAGATTTGGTAGTGGCGGACAGCGACTTTTTGGTCGAATGTCTGCTGCATGGATTCAGCCGGAGCAAATTATGA
- a CDS encoding RNA polymerase sigma factor FliA, producing MIHAYENELKYKEDELAIAYLPAVKAMAFRLKERLPSSVDFMDLSAIGTEELVKLARRYDEAQNDSFWGYAKTRVYGAMLDYLRSLDVLSRSSRKLVKRIDYLVEEYLLTHDEEPTDAQLAQMIEGESEEKIHEARIASSIYAILPLQDQLNTGDEGETLERVEKEQLVEVIMDVLSKYSEREQMVIQLYYFEELTLKEISSILDITESRISQIHKSVIKKIQESIGA from the coding sequence ATGATACATGCATATGAGAACGAGCTCAAATACAAAGAGGATGAACTGGCGATCGCATATCTTCCTGCAGTGAAAGCTATGGCGTTCAGACTTAAAGAGAGGCTGCCTAGCTCTGTCGATTTCATGGATCTTAGCGCTATAGGAACAGAAGAGCTCGTAAAACTTGCCAGAAGGTACGATGAGGCGCAAAACGACTCGTTTTGGGGATATGCCAAAACAAGGGTTTACGGAGCGATGCTCGATTATCTGAGATCGCTTGACGTTTTGAGCCGTTCAAGCAGAAAGCTCGTCAAGAGGATCGATTATCTTGTAGAGGAGTATCTTCTGACTCATGATGAAGAGCCGACGGATGCGCAGCTCGCCCAGATGATCGAAGGGGAGAGTGAAGAAAAGATACACGAAGCCCGCATAGCGTCTTCGATATATGCCATCTTGCCTCTTCAAGACCAGCTCAATACCGGCGATGAAGGCGAAACTTTAGAGCGGGTCGAGAAGGAACAGCTTGTCGAGGTTATAATGGACGTTTTATCAAAATACAGCGAACGGGAACAGATGGTGATTCAATTATATTATTTTGAAGAGCTGACCTTAAAAGAGATCAGTTCGATCCTGGATATTACAGAATCAAGAATCTCACAGATTCACAAATCGGTGATTAAAAAAATCCAAGAGAGTATAGGAGCATAA
- the folK gene encoding 2-amino-4-hydroxy-6-hydroxymethyldihydropteridine diphosphokinase, protein MVKKYALSEKLTLIYTAFFPYKKQQTSSHRYRVTIGIGGNVGDVLRRFNHLFFKLKKDKRVEVLETAPILKNPPFGYLEQDDFLNSVAVVATSMQPKFFLAYLMRLEKKFSRKRSFANAPRTLDLDILFFDNRVIDTKSLKIPHPHWMKRESVVIPLASVSR, encoded by the coding sequence ATGGTGAAAAAATATGCCTTAAGTGAAAAGCTTACGCTTATCTATACGGCATTTTTTCCATATAAAAAACAACAAACTTCATCGCATAGATACAGGGTCACCATAGGGATCGGCGGAAATGTCGGTGATGTTTTAAGAAGATTTAATCATCTTTTTTTTAAACTTAAGAAAGATAAACGGGTCGAGGTTTTAGAAACTGCGCCGATTTTGAAAAATCCGCCTTTTGGTTATTTGGAACAGGATGACTTTTTAAACTCCGTTGCAGTCGTAGCAACATCGATGCAGCCGAAATTTTTTCTCGCTTATTTAATGCGTTTGGAAAAAAAATTTTCAAGAAAACGCAGTTTTGCGAATGCGCCAAGGACTTTAGATTTGGATATTTTATTTTTTGACAACCGAGTTATAGATACGAAGTCTTTAAAAATCCCTCATCCCCACTGGATGAAAAGAGAAAGCGTAGTGATCCCATTAGCAAGTGTTAGCAGATGA
- a CDS encoding peroxiredoxin, with product MLVTNKAPDFTATAVLADGSIVENFNLMENLGKKGAVLFFYPLDFTFVCPSEIIAFSHRIEEFTSRGINVIGVSVDSQFSHFAWRETPVEKGGIGKVRFPLVADLSKQISRDYDVLFGESVALRGSFLIDADGTVRHAVINDLPLGRNIDEMIRMVDTMLFTNEHGEVCPAGWQKGDEGMKASTEGVADYLAKHENDL from the coding sequence ATGTTAGTAACAAACAAAGCTCCGGATTTTACTGCAACTGCGGTTTTAGCAGACGGTTCGATCGTCGAAAACTTTAACTTGATGGAAAATTTAGGAAAAAAAGGTGCCGTACTTTTTTTCTATCCGTTAGATTTTACATTTGTATGTCCTTCTGAGATTATAGCGTTCTCTCATAGAATAGAAGAGTTTACAAGCCGCGGCATTAATGTAATAGGCGTATCGGTTGACAGTCAATTCTCACACTTTGCTTGGAGAGAAACTCCTGTTGAAAAAGGCGGTATCGGAAAAGTAAGATTCCCACTTGTTGCAGATTTGAGCAAACAGATATCAAGAGATTACGATGTACTTTTCGGTGAATCCGTTGCTCTGCGCGGATCATTTTTGATCGATGCGGACGGTACTGTTCGTCATGCCGTGATCAATGACCTTCCTCTCGGACGCAACATCGATGAGATGATCCGTATGGTAGATACAATGCTATTTACCAATGAGCATGGTGAAGTATGTCCTGCAGGATGGCAAAAAGGCGACGAAGGGATGAAAGCTTCAACTGAAGGCGTAGCAGACTACCTTGCAAAACACGAAAACGATCTATAA
- the fliM gene encoding flagellar motor switch protein FliM, protein MADILSQEEIDALLDVVDDGEDILEEASSDEIYSQRQITLYDFKRPNRVSKEQLRAFRGIHDKMARSLSSQISSIMRSIVEIQLHSVDQMTYGEFLMSLPNPTSFNVFSMKPLEGNGVLEINPSIAFPMLDRLLGGKGEPFESTREFSDIELSLFETILRVMMSTLKEAWGPVTDLYPNVESKESSPNVVQIVAQNEIVVMVVMEIIIGHSSGMMNICYPVISLEPVLPKLASRDLMLNETSSKKSRNQELQVLLGGAQVNIEANLGSAELDMREVLDLKIGDIIRLDADANDIVTLSVDGKVRFKGEIGLRRFRKSIQITEIVKTEKDAVKRSLENLERQRKAKISIAKDIINEDETEGEE, encoded by the coding sequence ATGGCAGATATACTTTCCCAAGAAGAGATAGATGCGCTGCTCGACGTCGTGGATGACGGCGAGGATATTTTAGAAGAAGCTTCAAGCGACGAGATCTATTCACAGCGTCAGATAACGCTTTATGACTTTAAACGTCCAAACCGTGTATCAAAAGAGCAGCTGCGTGCATTCCGCGGTATCCATGACAAGATGGCACGTTCATTGTCGTCGCAGATATCTTCCATCATGCGTTCGATCGTAGAGATACAGCTGCATTCGGTCGATCAGATGACTTACGGCGAGTTCTTGATGTCTTTGCCGAATCCGACGAGCTTCAACGTCTTTTCGATGAAACCGCTTGAAGGCAACGGCGTTTTGGAGATAAACCCTTCCATCGCTTTTCCAATGCTTGACAGGCTCTTAGGCGGAAAAGGCGAGCCGTTTGAATCCACAAGGGAGTTTTCAGATATAGAACTCAGTTTGTTCGAGACTATTTTACGCGTTATGATGTCAACCCTCAAAGAGGCATGGGGACCTGTTACGGATCTGTATCCGAACGTGGAATCAAAAGAGTCAAGCCCCAATGTCGTTCAGATCGTTGCGCAAAACGAGATCGTCGTCATGGTCGTTATGGAGATCATAATCGGGCACAGTTCGGGTATGATGAACATATGTTATCCCGTTATATCTCTTGAACCTGTTCTACCGAAACTGGCAAGCAGAGATTTGATGCTTAACGAAACAAGTTCCAAAAAAAGCAGAAATCAGGAACTGCAGGTTCTTCTTGGCGGGGCGCAGGTAAATATCGAAGCAAACTTAGGCTCTGCAGAACTCGATATGAGAGAGGTTTTGGACCTTAAGATCGGAGATATTATACGTTTGGATGCAGATGCCAATGATATAGTTACTCTTTCAGTAGACGGAAAGGTGAGGTTTAAAGGTGAGATCGGTCTAAGAAGATTTAGAAAATCCATACAGATAACAGAGATCGTAAAAACGGAAAAAGATGCAGTGAAGCGCTCGTTGGAAAACTTAGAAAGACAGCGTAAAGCAAAAATAAGTATTGCAAAAGATATTATAAATGAAGATGAGACCGAAGGTGAGGAGTAA
- the mnmA gene encoding tRNA 2-thiouridine(34) synthase MnmA, whose amino-acid sequence MKKKVLVGMSGGIDSTVSALILKEDGYEVEGIYMRLHTKPGYHEIHQARAQKAADFVGMKLHIVDLEDIFKEKVFDPFIKTYEAGETPNPCALCNRSLKFGEMVKFADTIGADYIATGHYIQQDGKYLMQAQDDTKDQSYFLFYIDKTIVPRLLFPMGSRKKSDIKKLAASIEGLESFASQAESSEICFVENTYVDLLKDYVQVDQPGEVLDMNGNVVGEHKGYMHYTIGKRKGFTVRGAHDPHYVVSIDQKKNQIVVGKKEDLACYSVTLRDINMFDERTDFESTVKLRYRTKAVKCSVKIDNGIAEVKLHEAVFGVAKGQAAVFYDEDKLIGGGWIS is encoded by the coding sequence ATGAAAAAAAAAGTTTTGGTAGGTATGAGCGGAGGTATAGACTCAACCGTATCGGCACTCATACTAAAAGAAGACGGATATGAGGTCGAAGGTATTTATATGCGCCTGCATACAAAGCCGGGCTATCATGAGATCCATCAAGCCAGAGCTCAAAAAGCTGCAGATTTCGTAGGTATGAAACTCCACATAGTAGACTTAGAAGATATATTTAAAGAGAAAGTATTTGATCCTTTTATCAAAACGTATGAGGCGGGAGAAACTCCAAACCCGTGTGCGTTATGCAATAGAAGCTTGAAATTCGGCGAGATGGTAAAATTTGCCGATACTATAGGTGCTGATTACATAGCGACCGGGCATTATATTCAGCAAGACGGAAAATATCTTATGCAGGCCCAAGATGATACAAAAGATCAAAGCTATTTTTTATTCTATATAGATAAAACAATAGTTCCAAGGCTCTTATTTCCTATGGGCAGTCGTAAAAAAAGTGATATTAAAAAGCTTGCGGCTTCCATTGAAGGTTTAGAATCCTTTGCTTCTCAGGCAGAATCAAGCGAGATATGTTTTGTTGAAAATACTTATGTTGATCTTTTAAAAGATTATGTGCAGGTAGATCAACCCGGTGAAGTACTTGATATGAACGGCAATGTCGTGGGCGAACATAAGGGATACATGCATTATACGATCGGCAAAAGAAAAGGCTTTACCGTTCGGGGTGCGCATGATCCGCATTATGTAGTGAGCATAGATCAGAAGAAAAATCAGATCGTAGTAGGAAAAAAAGAGGACCTTGCCTGCTACAGCGTCACACTGCGTGATATTAATATGTTTGACGAGAGAACCGATTTTGAATCTACCGTAAAGCTGAGATATAGAACAAAAGCCGTAAAGTGCAGCGTTAAAATAGACAATGGTATTGCAGAAGTTAAGCTGCATGAAGCGGTGTTCGGTGTTGCAAAAGGACAAGCCGCAGTATTTTACGATGAGGACAAGCTAATAGGCGGCGGCTGGATATCTTAA
- a CDS encoding AAA family ATPase, whose amino-acid sequence MKNIVVDHLYNNQNIFLTGGAGVGKTTLVNEIIETFEKDSKKIAKLASTGMAATLINGQTLHSFLEIGICNNLSELEQSSKIKISKKLKNILFGISLIIIDEISMISSSLFDLIRFRLLQAEYKGAVLAVGDFLQLPPVVKGYESVNFAFESQAWAKLNFLTIELTKNHRIDDEDFISLLNRIRFGQLDTSSAEILNSFVKPFTEDLKNFTLLFGKNSSASSHNKRQLSYIDGDLHIKKCEIIKHDDSVTDTQVERYLSDSRVMKELELKIGVPVLFTKNSWNHFNGERGVVVNIDERYVYIRKSDSTIVKLDQSAQHKTIWIEQENEGKKESVEKKLFSVYQYPIVLAFAITIHKSQGMSIKDLIIETNEIFAPSQFYVALSRATSQKRLILIKPKRDWRELVFVDKKAVEFTMENKPRSEILGLL is encoded by the coding sequence TTGAAAAATATCGTTGTAGATCATCTTTATAACAATCAAAATATTTTTTTAACCGGCGGTGCGGGTGTCGGCAAAACCACATTGGTCAATGAGATTATTGAAACCTTTGAAAAAGATTCAAAAAAGATCGCAAAATTGGCTTCTACTGGAATGGCAGCTACATTGATTAACGGTCAGACACTGCATAGTTTCTTGGAAATCGGCATATGTAATAACCTCTCAGAACTAGAACAATCATCCAAGATAAAAATCAGTAAAAAATTAAAGAACATCCTTTTTGGCATAAGTCTGATCATAATAGACGAAATATCTATGATTAGTTCCTCTTTATTTGATCTTATAAGATTCAGATTGCTTCAAGCGGAATATAAAGGTGCCGTTTTGGCAGTCGGAGATTTTTTACAGCTTCCTCCCGTTGTCAAAGGATATGAATCTGTCAATTTTGCTTTTGAGTCGCAGGCATGGGCAAAGTTAAATTTTTTAACCATTGAACTTACAAAAAATCATAGAATTGATGATGAAGATTTTATCTCTTTATTAAATCGTATAAGATTTGGTCAATTGGACACTTCTTCGGCTGAAATATTGAATAGTTTTGTAAAACCTTTTACCGAAGATCTAAAAAACTTTACTCTTCTTTTTGGAAAAAACAGCAGCGCTTCTTCTCATAATAAAAGACAGCTTTCTTATATCGACGGTGATCTGCATATAAAAAAATGCGAGATAATAAAACATGACGATTCTGTTACAGATACTCAAGTTGAGCGTTATTTAAGTGACTCCAGAGTAATGAAAGAATTGGAGTTGAAGATCGGTGTTCCCGTACTTTTTACCAAAAACTCTTGGAATCATTTTAACGGTGAACGGGGTGTGGTGGTCAATATCGACGAAAGATACGTTTATATTCGAAAAAGTGATTCTACCATCGTAAAACTTGATCAGAGTGCTCAACATAAAACTATCTGGATAGAACAGGAAAACGAAGGAAAAAAAGAGAGCGTAGAGAAGAAGCTTTTTTCTGTTTACCAATATCCTATCGTATTGGCATTTGCAATAACGATACATAAATCTCAAGGAATGAGTATAAAAGATCTGATAATTGAAACAAATGAGATATTTGCACCTTCTCAGTTCTATGTTGCGCTTTCCCGTGCTACGTCTCAAAAAAGGCTGATATTGATAAAACCCAAAAGAGATTGGAGAGAACTTGTTTTTGTAGATAAAAAAGCTGTGGAATTTACTATGGAAAATAAGCCGAGAAGCGAGATTCTCGGCTTATTATAA
- the aroQ gene encoding type II 3-dehydroquinate dehydratase: protein MKIVVIQGPNLNMLGTREQQFYGPMKLEQIHAQMKDVATQSGVEIEFFQSNLEGELVDKIQECYGEADGIIINPAAYTHTSIAIRDALSAVSLPAIEVHISNTYRREEFRQKNLIAPVCTSSLVGFGPFGYHLAMVGMLQLFNEIKAMQEAQKTQQA, encoded by the coding sequence ATGAAAATCGTAGTGATCCAAGGACCGAACTTAAATATGTTGGGAACACGTGAACAACAGTTTTACGGACCGATGAAGTTGGAGCAGATTCATGCTCAAATGAAAGATGTTGCAACACAAAGCGGTGTGGAGATAGAGTTTTTTCAAAGTAATTTAGAGGGTGAACTGGTTGACAAGATTCAAGAGTGCTACGGCGAGGCTGACGGGATCATCATAAATCCGGCGGCATACACGCATACGTCCATAGCTATCCGCGATGCTTTGAGCGCAGTCTCTCTCCCTGCCATCGAAGTGCATATATCCAATACGTACCGTCGTGAAGAGTTTCGTCAAAAGAACCTTATAGCACCTGTCTGCACCTCTTCACTTGTCGGTTTCGGACCGTTTGGCTACCACCTTGCGATGGTAGGGATGCTTCAGCTTTTCAATGAGATAAAAGCGATGCAGGAAGCTCAAAAAACACAGCAGGCGTAA
- a CDS encoding metal-dependent hydrolase, giving the protein MKIINPNYIYTAEQLLENKAVAYDKTIRKIAPLKELKEIYKDAEIIELGKNSLLMPGLINAHVHLEFSANKETLKYGDFLQWLYSVISNREELVNSCDFTCMKKAADMMLASGITTYGAVSSHGMDLEAAAASPQNVVFFNELIGSQASMADALFNDFLQRLDASKSVTREGFYPAVAIHSPYSVHPILIKKALNIVKNEGLKLSAHFLESRAEKEWLQKNEGDFKEFFVNFLKQDKAVTDIKEFLQHFKEIPTLMTHVVQATKEELQELALSKHTVVHCPISNRLLGNGAIGLDDLDKHGVKWICATDGLSSNYTLNLFEEMKIALFMHHGADLLPLASRLIKSVTKDAAEALGLNTGEIKEGKNADMLVLDLVCEPNEQLALHLLLHRYNISKIYINGNQVKGE; this is encoded by the coding sequence GTGAAAATTATAAATCCAAACTATATTTATACCGCCGAGCAACTGCTTGAAAACAAAGCCGTCGCATACGATAAGACCATACGCAAGATCGCGCCTTTAAAAGAGTTGAAAGAGATTTATAAAGATGCCGAGATCATCGAACTCGGCAAGAACTCGCTTTTGATGCCCGGACTTATAAATGCTCATGTCCACCTGGAGTTCAGTGCGAATAAGGAGACTCTAAAATACGGAGATTTTTTACAGTGGCTTTACAGTGTAATATCAAACCGCGAGGAGCTTGTAAACTCGTGTGATTTTACATGTATGAAAAAAGCGGCCGATATGATGCTTGCATCGGGTATTACCACCTACGGAGCTGTCAGCTCGCACGGGATGGATCTTGAAGCAGCCGCAGCATCTCCTCAAAACGTGGTGTTTTTCAATGAACTTATCGGCTCACAGGCAAGCATGGCGGATGCACTTTTTAACGATTTTTTACAAAGGCTCGATGCCTCAAAATCCGTTACGAGAGAAGGCTTTTATCCTGCGGTCGCCATTCATTCACCCTATTCGGTTCATCCGATTCTCATCAAAAAAGCTCTAAATATCGTAAAAAACGAAGGCTTGAAATTGAGTGCCCACTTTTTAGAAAGCAGAGCCGAAAAAGAGTGGCTTCAAAAAAATGAGGGCGATTTCAAAGAGTTTTTTGTAAATTTTTTAAAACAGGACAAAGCCGTAACGGACATAAAAGAGTTTTTACAACATTTCAAAGAGATTCCGACACTGATGACGCATGTCGTTCAAGCGACCAAGGAGGAGCTTCAAGAGCTTGCTCTCTCAAAACATACGGTTGTACACTGTCCGATTTCAAACCGTCTGCTCGGAAACGGAGCTATCGGTCTTGACGATCTGGACAAACATGGCGTAAAATGGATCTGTGCGACGGACGGACTTAGTTCAAACTATACGCTAAATCTCTTTGAAGAGATGAAGATAGCTCTTTTTATGCATCACGGAGCCGACCTTCTGCCGCTCGCCTCGCGCCTTATCAAGAGCGTCACAAAAGATGCGGCAGAAGCACTGGGACTTAATACGGGAGAGATAAAAGAGGGTAAAAACGCCGATATGCTGGTACTGGACCTTGTTTGTGAACCAAATGAACAGCTTGCACTTCATTTACTCTTACATAGATATAATATCTCCAAAATATATATAAACGGCAATCAAGTCAAAGGAGAATAA